A segment of the Coffea arabica cultivar ET-39 chromosome 8c, Coffea Arabica ET-39 HiFi, whole genome shotgun sequence genome:
TCCACTTGGTACTGAGAAGCTTTGTTCGTTATCAGGGCATATACATTCTTGGCCGCAGGAAGTGACAACAAAAAGTTGCCATTTTCTCTATCAGCTACTCTCCTTAGTGACTTCACCATTTTACTTGTAGTCCTGTAATGTATCCTACTTTGAAAATGTCACCACAATATATTCAGATTCTTATAATTTTAACCACATTAGCAATGCCTACCACGGCAAGAGGACGGATTTCCACAAGATGGTTAATattctgaaaattttgatattcttTTCCTATCAAGGGCATAGTCGTAACATGAACAAAACTACCATCATCCATGGAAACACTCCTTCCTCCAAATCTCTATTGGGCAATTTTCTGATGTCCATTATGTCGTGAAGTACATAATACTGAGAGCTTTAGTGGGAAAATAGTCTTCATATCCGTCTTCGTGGAACCAAGAGCTAATAATGCTCTGAGGTGAGCTTCTTGCGTTTTGCTTAGGCAACCTATCAACTAGCTTGAAACCATACTCAGAAGCTGCTGCAAGAATACATGGTTCATCAACTCTGCGAGGAAGATGACACAGAATTAAAGCAGGCCTTCTATCCTCTTCGTTCTCCTGGCTGGCTGCAATCAACTCCTTCGCTGTTTGAAACAAGGGTGATATAGCTTCACGGACATAGGTAACATCAGTGCCTATGATAACATCAAATCCCTTGCCATTCAGCTCCTTGACGCTTTCTATATCATCTTCATTTCCCCACTCCAGTCTTTTCGTTATTAACCTGCCAGAAGACGATGCTTTGAGATTTGAAGCAACATTTTGAGTCAACAATTCGAGTGCTTTTGCATCTCCATCAGTGGCAACCACGAGATCAGCAGATCCAGTGGCCAGCATTGAGCAGATTCCCCCACAGCCACACCCAAGTTCTAAGACCCTTTTTCCTGCAACAATTGTTGCATTTGCAGCAAGGACAGAAGCCATGAGCCTAGCTGATTCCCATAGCATCAGCCCAGTTGATTTGCAGGTATGTTGGTGCTCCCTGGAAAGCACTTTTATCTTGAACATGTGATCTCTTATAATGACCTCAATAATCTGTTACATTTCAAATTGACACATCTGATAACTGGAGCAACATACTACAGGCATGTGAAATTCAAATGTCCCAAGTTCATAAAACTTGGTGCACTAGTAGCAAAGGGAAAGCCAGAATAAACCtcagaaaaaaatttttaccTCTTCGCTAGAAGATTCTATGCCAAACATTTCACAAGCCAATCCATCAGAGATGTCAACTTCCAGTCCATTTGTAGCAATTTTCGGGATAAGATCTTTGACCTGAGGTTTTACCTGCTCTGTTTCAACACAGCTTAAATTGTCATCATCATCCCCATTCATGCGAAATACAGCTTGGACCCAACGCCTGCGATCAAAATTGCAACAATTTAGCTGTGTATGCCAGCGTGCTACATCCTTGAATGAGCACCAACAGAAGAAAGGGGCCAAAGACAGTTCGCAGAACCATAGATGAGCAAACTTTCTAAACAGTGAACATTCGAAGTATTACAGCATTATTGTCAAAAGGACCCCTACATTGTCAAATTACACCAAATGCTACAAATAATTTAATTCAACAACAGCAACATTGTTGGCTTAAATTTTTTCCTAAGGAAAGGTTCCCGAGAAATGCTATGCTTACACACAACACTCCCTCTCCCGGAAAGGCATCCCTAAGCAGGACCCAAAGACATTTAACAATCTGGATATAAAGGTCAAATTTAATCGTCGAAAGCAATATCTC
Coding sequences within it:
- the LOC140013695 gene encoding uncharacterized protein isoform X2, yielding MESCQPATTQVPQQAQPQIQIYGSSNGEISPFWREKYERDAKKYWDIFYKRHQDKFFKDRHYLDKEWGHYFSGAGRKVILEVGCGVGNTIFPLVARYPDIFIHACDFSPRAVNLVKKHKEFNEGQINAFVCDLTVDDLSEQIPPSSVDAVTMIFVLSAVSPEKMSIVLQNIRKVLKPSGCVLFRDYATGDLAQERFSCKEQKISENFYARGDGTRAFYFSDEYLTKLFSENGFHTEEHLLCCKQVENRSRDIVMNRRWVQAVFRMNGDDDDNLSCVETEQVKPQVKDLIPKIATNGLEVDISDGLACEMFGIESSSEEIIEVIIRDHMFKIKVLSREHQHTCKSTGLMLWESARLMASVLAANATIVAGKRVLELGCGCGGICSMLATGSADLVVATDGDAKALELLTQNVASNLKASSSGRLITKRLEWGNEDDIESVKELNGKGFDVIIGTDVTYVREAISPLFQTAKELIAASQENEEDRRPALILCHLPRRVDEPCILAAASEYGFKLVDRLPKQNARSSPQSIISSWFHEDGYEDYFPTKALSIMYFTT
- the LOC140013695 gene encoding uncharacterized protein isoform X3, which translates into the protein MRRVKMESCQPATTQVPQQAQPQIQIYGSSNGEISPFWREKYERDAKKYWDIFYKRHQDKFFKDRHYLDKEWGHYFSGAGRKVILEVGCGVGNTIFPLVARYPDIFIHACDFSPRAVNLVKKHKEFNEGQINAFVCDLTVDDLSEQIPPSSVDAVTMIFVLSAVSPEKMSIVLQNIRKVLKVGKYYFLFDIKLWSHKYDFFEVTLWLVFLVSQVVACCFVTMQRVTLLRKDSLAKNRRSVRTSMLGVMALRWVQAVFRMNGDDDDNLSCVETEQVKPQVKDLIPKIATNGLEVDISDGLACEMFGIESSSEEIIEVIIRDHMFKIKVLSREHQHTCKSTGLMLWESARLMASVLAANATIVAGKRVLELGCGCGGICSMLATGSADLVVATDGDAKALELLTQNVASNLKASSSGRLITKRLEWGNEDDIESVKELNGKGFDVIIGTDVTYVREAISPLFQTAKELIAASQENEEDRRPALILCHLPRRVDEPCILAAASEYGFKLVDRLPKQNARSSPQSIISSWFHEDGYEDYFPTKALSIMYFTT
- the LOC140013695 gene encoding uncharacterized protein isoform X1 gives rise to the protein MRRVKMESCQPATTQVPQQAQPQIQIYGSSNGEISPFWREKYERDAKKYWDIFYKRHQDKFFKDRHYLDKEWGHYFSGAGRKVILEVGCGVGNTIFPLVARYPDIFIHACDFSPRAVNLVKKHKEFNEGQINAFVCDLTVDDLSEQIPPSSVDAVTMIFVLSAVSPEKMSIVLQNIRKVLKPSGCVLFRDYATGDLAQERFSCKEQKISENFYARGDGTRAFYFSDEYLTKLFSENGFHTEEHLLCCKQVENRSRDIVMNRRWVQAVFRMNGDDDDNLSCVETEQVKPQVKDLIPKIATNGLEVDISDGLACEMFGIESSSEEIIEVIIRDHMFKIKVLSREHQHTCKSTGLMLWESARLMASVLAANATIVAGKRVLELGCGCGGICSMLATGSADLVVATDGDAKALELLTQNVASNLKASSSGRLITKRLEWGNEDDIESVKELNGKGFDVIIGTDVTYVREAISPLFQTAKELIAASQENEEDRRPALILCHLPRRVDEPCILAAASEYGFKLVDRLPKQNARSSPQSIISSWFHEDGYEDYFPTKALSIMYFTT